The segment ATATCGAATATCCTCTTTCCATATTGTTCGAAAGCGACGCATCATCATCGAATAAGAGGACACGCATCGAGGAAGAGCTTCTGATTCACTCTGCTGTACATTGATGTATCAATAGTTTTACAtaagaatatatatttcttcttttacattaatatccatatatgtatatataagtgTACGTGTGAGTTCCTGTGTATGTTTGTGTCTGCGTACACATATAATttgatatatttttgtttttttattttacttctaaCACGATCAATTTTGTAACTTTGTACATATAACAGAGGTAGTATTTTGGCGCAGCACCTAATATATTGAACATTATGTTTTCTTTGGACACTATCGTACAACTGCCGAATGCTTTGCCAGCATTGAATACTTAGACCAATTACTGTGTACACGCCTTTCTGATCATTCGAGTTcttattgaatataaaatatgatgtTCGATTTGATAATTATTCATTATCAGCGTCTTCCATACGCGGAAACACGCCGACCGCTGGCTTTCCGGCATCTGCAATTAACCAAAACCCGTGTACTTTACGCGTCACGCACATGGTCTTTCTACAGATTCATGTATTAGAATATGAAGAATTCTTGAAAGCGATGCAACTACTGCTTCGTTTAACAATTACCTTCGCACACACATGATAACCGTCTTAGAATCGATCTAAAGGAACAAGTTGCTTCGACATCCATGAAAGAAATTCAATTACTTATTAGACCGAGGAAACTGGAGGAAACGGCCCGGTTTGCCAATTCTGTTAACGCTCGATTGCGCGAAGGGGGTGGTGTGTTATATTATACCTTACCCCTCTCACTATTCACGTGGTGACACTTGGTGCATTCCTGACCAATTCCTGACAAAGCTTTTATCCGTAAGAATAGGCTGCTCTTTTCCTTTCTCTTTCAGTTTTTTCGCGTGCAATTTGAAAATGACAATCGATGTCGCTACGAAGGGGTGCTTGTATGGAAAGTGGCCGACGTTTTGCAGACTGTAAAGAGTATTCTATTGAAAACTATATGCGTAAAAGCGAAAAATGGTTGGCCAGTATGGGCAAAGCTTTCAAGCATATTGTATAGAGTTTTGTACACGAAAAATATTCTAAAAGATGCTCTCTACCATTACCACTTTTTGCATCATTCTTTGCACGATCTTCCGTGTAGTTCACACTTCGAAAtccattttttaagaattatatcGAGAACACGCGTCGAACGTTCGGATGATGGCATGAAGAATTAATTGAATCGTTCACTAAAAAGGCAACGAGATCGAGGATACAAGAATAGAAATTGTTGTTCACTCACAGAACCGAAAATTTGTTCACACAAATATCAGAAATCTCTTTAGCAACTGGGGATTGGGGATGCCGCTCAGATTCGCGTGGGGGTGAGATATTGATCCGCCATTTTCCCGCGAAACGatcttatacatatacgtataaatACATACGAAGTAGTTTACTGCCGCATAAATCTGACGTGTAATATTTGTAAATCGATGAACAATCGATTGGCCATTCTCACGTTTCAGTATCCACGTTGATTTCTCTTTAAATGTCATCGCGTTTATTCACAATCTGTATTACGCATTTAACCGTGCGCCGGATCCAGCCGGATCTTCGTGGGGGAATGGTGAATAAGTCGTTGCATAAAGGGTGTTAAATGAGCTACGAATTGATGTGAACATAATTACCAATAATCGCGTATCTGCTCGtccatatatatatagttgAACAAAAAGGTCATCTATTCACAAATCTCCGTCGGTAGACTGTGGATGCTTATACGAGAGCTCATGGTTCTCGCAAATTAATAATGGAAAATCGAGAATTAAGTAATCATTTCCTGTACTTATTGCAAACTTAGTTGAAACAGAAATAAAGTACATTTGTATTTAACTTCTTGCCTTATAATGTGAACGTTTTGCACTGAATTTCATTATTGTAGCAATATCAATGTTATATTCTATTGGTTTTCTATTATTAATTTCCAACTTTCATAACAAATGCATCTGAACTGTGAATATAGAATTCCTTTTTCTTCTAGCGAATTATCCAATCTTATAGCGAGCATAATCGAATGacttaaatataaaatgaatttatattaaaactgaaaaatgaCTCAACGGTATAATAAACTTTATTTCATTAAACCAAACGTAATAAAATGTGTAGAATTATGTCTTCTTATAATATCTTAGTTAGATCAACACAGTTTCAATGAGCGACAATTATATTTTACTTAATATTTTACATATCATACATACACAGTAATGGTTGTTCGTAATGTTACATTCTGCGTAAAATAAATTGACTAATGAATAGTTACTGTTATTCACATAGCATCGTAGCTTTCTCGTTCTGCTTTCTCCCTCCTTACTTCTTTTACTAACGGGGTAAGGTACAACTCGTCCTGTTTGATAACATTTTACACACGTGACATAATTCAATATTTATAGTATTTAATTAAGCAACTTATATTACGATCATATTTAATTACCTCTTCGAATTTAGTCCATTGTTCTTCTGGTAAAACTCTGTGTTGGCATTCCAATTGCGCTGCCCTGATAAGGCGGAATATACGTTCTTCTTGTGTACGTTTGGGTAGTCGTCTTATTGCTTCTTCGACTTCAGGATATTCGTGTAGAAGATCGTCTCTCCTCAAACCTATTTTGTAcagaaatgtatacaaatataaaAGCATATTAAACATTTCATAACTAAGCATTTGTTAGTTTATAAACTATAAAGCAATCTCGTACTAtttattcagatatttattttacaattcatttttactaattttatatttatctaatTCTTATTATATAGTGTATAGGTCGTTTCTTACCATACTTCCTAAATCCAGATATATTATATGCCCATTTTCGAAGGGCTACATTAGCTGCAAAGTAGTAAGATAAAATTACATAAGATTTAACTATGAACACGAATTAGATATAAAGTTGTATCACGTAAAATTAACTGACATGCCAAAGTCTTAATTAAtgtcatttttatatattgCGTTCCTCGCACACCAAATGCAGAATCCTTCAAAATTTATTCTTATGAATTGCTACTTGTTAGAATGCAGTAACAGTAACTTTCTTATTGGAGAAGAATCTGGAAGAATCACCGCGGAAATCAATAGAACAACGTCCTAAACTGCGTGTAGCGCTCTTTATCGTCTTATCACGCGAAATACGCTCGAAAGCAGAAGATGCTATTTCGTCTTGGCTCTCATTGGCTACCGACTGCTACCGACCATACCGACCCGTTATCGCGATCCTGCTGCCTCGCGAAGTCAAGACAATGAAGACAAAGAAAAATACTGCGCAGAGAATGAGAGAAAAACAATTACATATAAAAACAGGCTTGCTTTGATTCAGTTCCCTTTGCTCATTGCTTTTTCAAAAACCTGCACATTGCTGTAAGTATATATAAGTAAAACgatggggacagaggcgagccgTTATGGAAACGATTTTCTCTAAATACATAGACATAGACCACAGTGTAACTAAATAGACGATAAGGGACATTGATATAGCGAAAAACATCGACAGTATAATTAATTCGTTACCATGCAAAATTTGATAATAGATACTgcacagaaaaattcatttatcgTCGTATGACGGAAGTTCAAAATCATCGTAGTAGTTTTTGAATTTATAACGGACAGTAACGGAAAGTACTGCAGGATGTAAATGGTGTATAAAGTGTTCCCCTAAATCTAATGCGAAGTTGTTG is part of the Lasioglossum baleicum chromosome 6, iyLasBale1, whole genome shotgun sequence genome and harbors:
- the LOC143209897 gene encoding cytochrome b-c1 complex subunit 7, whose amino-acid sequence is MTLIKTLASNVALRKWAYNISGFRKYGLRRDDLLHEYPEVEEAIRRLPKRTQEERIFRLIRAAQLECQHRVLPEEQWTKFEEDELYLTPLVKEVRREKAERESYDAM